Within the Deltaproteobacteria bacterium genome, the region AAAAAGCTCAACACCCAACAGCCCATCGCGGAGCAAATCCTGGCAACCATGCTCGAAAAGGTCGATGGCAACGTTGACCGGGCCACCAAGATCATCAATCACATGCGACAGTTCGCCAGAAAATCGGATGTGGCCATGGAAAAAGTCGATGTCCATTCGGTGCTGGAAAGCGCCTTTGAAATCTTCAGCCAGCAGCTCAAAGTGCGGGGCATCGAGATCCTGCGCGAGTTCTCCCCGGACCTGCCCAGGGTAAAAGCCGATCCCGGCCGCCTGGAGCAGGTGTTTATCAATCTGCTGCTCAACGCCAGGGACGCCATCGAGGAACGCTGCAGCGGCCAGCCAGGCAGCGACCAGGAAAAAAGCATCCTCTTGAAAACCTACGCCGACCGGGACCATGTGACCGTCGAGATCTGCGACACCGGCGTGGGCATACCGCCCGATATCGTGGAAAAGGTTTTCGAACCCTTTTTCACCACCAAAGAGGTCGGCAGGGGCACCGGCCTGGGACTGTCGATCAGCTACGGGATCGTCAAAGACTGCGGCGGGGAAATCATGGCCGTGCCCAATCGAGGCCGGGGAACCTGTTTTCGCCTTGTCTTCCCCGCCCTGAAACCACCGGCGCAACCCGAATAGAGGCCGGCGCTCAGAATCACGGCGGTCGAAGGCCTAAGATGAACGTCCAACATCGAAAGCTGAACATCGAACTGGATGAATAGATTTTATCTCCTGCACATACAGCAGGAGGCGACATGAGTTCGGGAGAGGTTATGCATGTCAGCCGATAATGAAAAAAACGAGATCTTGCTGGTCGACGATGAAGCCGACATCCGCGACGTTCTCGCCATCGCACTCGAGGATCTGGGGTATGACGTGCTTGCGGCGGTCAACGGTGAAGAGGCGCTGCGGATCTTCAAAACCCGTTCCCCCTCGCTGGTGCTGACGGACATCAAGATGCCTCACATGGACGGCATCGAACTCCTCAAGCGCATCAAACAGGAAAATCCGGAGTGCGAGGTGATTATGATCACCGGTCACGGTGACATGAACCTGGCCATCAAAAGCCTCAAGCACGAAGCCACCGATTTCATCACCAAACCCATCAATGTCGATGCCCTGGAAATATCCCTCAAGCGTGCCGAGGATAAAATCGTTGTCAGGGAAAAACTCAAAGCCTACACGCGCAGCCTCGAGGCCCTCATCAGGGAAAAAACAGAACTGCAGGACAATCTTTCCGCGCTGGGATTGATGATCGGCTCCATCTCGCACGGTATCAAGGGTCTCATCACCGGCCTTGACGGGGGCATCTACCTCGTCAATGCCGGCATCGAAAAAAAGGACCTGTCCCGCATCCAGGAAGGGTGGGACATCATCCTGACCATGATCGACCGGATCCGCAAACTGGCCGAGGACATTCTGCTGCAGGCCAAGGAGCGGGAACCGGAAATGAGGCCGGTGGACCTGCCGTCTTTTGCCGGCGAAGTTGCCCAAATCATCGCGCCCAAAATGGAAAAGCACGGGATCGATTTCATCTGTGACTTCGAGGCCGATGCCGGGGCCGGCATTCTCGACGCCAGATATATCACCACGGCCCTGGTCAACATCCTGGAAAACGCGGTCGATGCCTGTGTCAAAGACATCCGCAACAAAAACAAACGCATCACCTTCGGCCTCGAGACCGACAATCGGCATGTACGGTTCACCATTCACGACAACGGCATCGGCATGGACCTGGAAACCAGGGAAAAAATATTCTCCCTGTTCTATTCCTCCAAAGGGCGCAAGGGTACCGGCCTGGGACTTTTCATCGCCCACAAAATCATCGGGCAGCACGACGGCGGCATCCATGTGGATTCGATGCCGGGTCAGGGGGCGAAATTTACCGTCAAGCTCCCCAGGAAACCGGCCCGGTAAGGGCTCGCGTCGTATAGAAATCCAACCCGGTTAACCGGAAATTCCTATATCGAACACCTAACCCGGATAAACCGGAAAAGACAAAGATCATTTATCACGACTCACGACCTAACACGGGGATCGCCGTATACCGTGCACCCTACACCGTGTACCGTCCTAGTAATTGAAACCCTCACCTTAGGAGAAAATCACTTACCAGCGAAGCCGCCGCTTCGGCATCATCCGGCCCCAGCCAGACAACCTCGGGATCCGCCCTGAACCAGGTCATCTGCCGCTTGGCATAGCGGCGGGTGTCGCGTTTCAATGTTCTGACCGCCTCTTCCCAAACCGCGGCGCCGCTCAGGTATTCGGCCATGTGGCGATAGCCCAGGGACCGCATGGATTTCAGATCCTTTGAATAGCCCTTGCCGACCAGCCCCTCGACCTCCTGCAGCAGCCCCTGCCGGATCATGGCGTCCACGCGCCTGTCGATGCGCCTGTACAGGTCTGCCCTTTCCATAAAAAGCCCGATTTTCAGCGTCCTCAGGCGCCGCCCGCTGAACTGGTGTGACCGCTGGCGCGCGGACAGCGGCGTGCGGGACGTCTCGAACACTT harbors:
- a CDS encoding hybrid sensor histidine kinase/response regulator — translated: MSADNEKNEILLVDDEADIRDVLAIALEDLGYDVLAAVNGEEALRIFKTRSPSLVLTDIKMPHMDGIELLKRIKQENPECEVIMITGHGDMNLAIKSLKHEATDFITKPINVDALEISLKRAEDKIVVREKLKAYTRSLEALIREKTELQDNLSALGLMIGSISHGIKGLITGLDGGIYLVNAGIEKKDLSRIQEGWDIILTMIDRIRKLAEDILLQAKEREPEMRPVDLPSFAGEVAQIIAPKMEKHGIDFICDFEADAGAGILDARYITTALVNILENAVDACVKDIRNKNKRITFGLETDNRHVRFTIHDNGIGMDLETREKIFSLFYSSKGRKGTGLGLFIAHKIIGQHDGGIHVDSMPGQGAKFTVKLPRKPAR